A window of Otariodibacter oris genomic DNA:
ATGCGGTCGCTAATAGGACCTGCACTAACGTTTGCAATCATCGCAAATGCGAATGTTGATAATGCTAATTTCTTAAATAATTTCATAATAACTTCCCGATCTAAATTAAACTTGTTTAAAAACCAATACATTATAGAAACGATTTACCTCAGGTAAAATAACCTATACCACTCTCTTATAACTAAAAAGCATAAGAAAAATCACTCTAAATTCTGAATCTGCTCACGCATCTGTTCAATTAAGACCTTTAATTCTACCGCTGAATTCGTCACTTCTGCATTGATTGATTTAGATGCTAAAGTATTTGCTTCTCGGTTTAGCTCTTGCATCATAAAGTCTAATTTACGCCCTACTGGGCCACCTTTATTTAAAATTGAAGTCGTTTCTTTTACGTGAAGTTGTAGGCGATCAAGTTCTTCCGCCACATCGACACGCTGTGCCAATAACACCATTTCTTGTTCTAAACGTTGCGGATCAATTTGTAAATTCAACTCATCAAAACGTTGCTGTAAACGATCTTTCTGCCACTGTAAAATTTCAGGCATTTGATCTTGCACTTTACTTGCTTCAACGGCTATTGCATCTAAACGTTGTTGAATTAAGTTTTGCAAGTTTTCCCCTTCACGTCCTCGCATAGCAATAAAATCTTGTACGATCTGGTCAAAGCCCGCCATTAAATCTTGACTGATTTGGTCTAAATCTTGATTTTGCGTATCCACAACACCGGGGAAACGTAACACATCAACCAGATTAATCTCGCCTTCGTTAGCGGTTTCTTTTAACCATTGCAGAGATTTAATCACTTGCTGTGCGTAATCTTGATTAAGTGCCAAGCTATTATTTTGCGTATTGCTCAATTCAATACGTAAACTACACTCCACTTTACCTCTCGTTAAAGAAGCTCGAAGTTTTTCACGCAATCCCACTTCTAAATGGCGAAATGCTTCAGGTAAGCGGAAATAGGTTTCTAAAAAACGTTGATTAACGGAACGAAGTTCCCATACTGCATTTCCCCATTCTTTTTTAAGCTCTAAGTGGGCAAAAGCCGTCATACTATAAATCATGATATTCTCTCTATTTAACGAAATTTGGCATATTGTACTGGTTATTCTGATAAAATAGGGGAAATTTTTACGAAAAAGGAAGAAATATGCGTCCAAATAACCGCCCAATCAATCAAACTCGCCCTGTTACTATCACCCGTAATTACACTCGCTATGCAGAAGGCTCTGTTTTAATTGAGTTTGGCGAAACCAAAGTTTTATGTAATGCAACCGTTGAAGAAAATGTCCCACGTTTTTTAAAAGGTCAGCAACAAGGTTGGGTTACTGCGGAATATGGCATGCTCCCAAGAGCCACTCACTCTAGAACACAACGTGAAGCAGCAAAAGGTAAACAAGGTGGAAGAACGATGGAAATCCAACGTCTTATTGCTCGTTCATTGCGTGCCATTGTTGATTTGAAAGCATTAGGCGAGCGTACAATTACTGTCGATTGTGACGTTATCCAAGCAGATGGTGGTACTCGTACCGCATCAATTACAGGGGCTTGTGTCGCACTACACGATGCCATTAATAAATTAATGGCAGATGGCGTGCTAAAACAAAATCCACTTAAAGGCTTAGTGGCTGCGATTTCAGTCGGTATCGTAGATGGTGAGGCTGTATGTGATTTGGAATATATCGAAGATTCAAACGCAGAAACCGATATGAATGTGGTAATGGTTGAAGATGGTCGCTTAGTGGAAGTTCAAGGCACAGCAGAAGGAGAACCATTTAGCCATTCTGAATTATTAACCTTGCTTGATTTAGCAGGACAAGGTATTCAACAATTAGTTGAAGCACAACGTAAGGCGTTGTCTGAATAATTTTAGTCAAACAGATAAATTAACAAGCGGTTAGATAATTACAAAAAATTGTCAAAATCTAACCGCTTGCTTATGTATGAAATAAAGATAATTATTGAGTTTGAGCCAAATTTTGACGAACGATTTCAAATAAGCATACGCCTTGAGCTAGAATCTCATAAGTATCTGTAAATTTTGTAGCTTCAATAGGGGATATATTTTCGTTTTTTAGTGCATTCTTAATACTTTGAGTATTTTTTATATTCCTAAAATCAGAATATTAAGCAACAGCTAATAAAGCCATATTATCATTAGACATATTACTTTCCTCTTTAATTTAATGTAGATAATTTTGTAGTAGTTTATCAAAATCTGAGAAATAATTTTCATTACATGCAAAATTGTCCGCTAATCCAGAAAGGGGATTTGTGTAATATCCAGCAATAGAATGATACTGAAACACTTCCTTCTTAAGCTTATTATCGTATAGTACATAGGTATTATGACCAAATATCGTTGTTGGATTTATATATGAATACGAATTTAAATAAGGATACTTATTATTCACTGAAATTAAATAATGCTTATTTCCATTAAAATACATCACTGGTTGATATAATCCTTGATTTTTTATAAAAAAAGGATCTTTTTCTGGTTGACCTTCAATAGTAGGATAATACACCCACTCAGTATCTTTTAATGATTCATTAACACCCGATAGCTTTCTCCACTCTTCAGGCGTTAAAAAAACTTCTACTTCTTTACCTTCCCACATTTCACAACGGAAAGGAGTGATAATTTTAGCAAGAAATATATCGTGAAGATAGAGAAATAAGGAAAGTGGAAACATTAGAAGCACGTAACAACAAGGATGCTTGCCAATATGCTGATTTAATCTACTAAAAAAATTACGCATTATCTCACTACACTTCATTATGGATTTTCTAGGAATGATTGGATAAAGGAAATATGCTTATAACACAATGCCTAAATTAATTTCTAAAGTATATTTTTTCATAATAATCACCTACGGTTATCTTAGTTTAAGGAAAAACATGAGCTATAAAAATATGCAAATATAAATATTTATATTTGCCATTATTTATATCTGTACCTTTTACATTAATCTTATAACACCCTGATTTAGGAAAAGTATATTTATTTAATATAACAGAATTATATCTTTCTCTAGACTTATCTAGGATTTCTTGAGGGGTGTTATAAAATAATAATTGATTTTTATCATTATATATAGATATATAAAAATCAAAATTATTTAATAAAACACTTTTTGTCTCAAATGGTTTTAGTGATTTATCTTTTAGATCAATGTCAATTGCATATTCACCAAAAAAACTTTTATAAGGGATACATATTTCTTCTTTAATATTAAAACCATTGTCACTCAAAATCTTTACTCTTTTAGCTGGAAATGTTATTTCTTCAAATACAGCAATCACTGTTCTAGCAGCATATTCACTAAGCCAATATGAATAAGGATAGGTATAGGTAAATATAATCGCAATAATAATTAAAAATATGGCAAGAATCTTTTTTTTCATACTCTAACACTCCCCATATAAAATATTTATTTTTAACAATAGTCCCTGAATAGCCTCTTTCTGTATTTGGTTGATGAGCTAGAATCGCCTAAGTATCTGTAAATTTTGTAGCTTGAGTAGCGAACATTTTTTCATTTTTTAGTGCATCCTG
This region includes:
- a CDS encoding YicC/YloC family endoribonuclease, whose translation is MIYSMTAFAHLELKKEWGNAVWELRSVNQRFLETYFRLPEAFRHLEVGLREKLRASLTRGKVECSLRIELSNTQNNSLALNQDYAQQVIKSLQWLKETANEGEINLVDVLRFPGVVDTQNQDLDQISQDLMAGFDQIVQDFIAMRGREGENLQNLIQQRLDAIAVEASKVQDQMPEILQWQKDRLQQRFDELNLQIDPQRLEQEMVLLAQRVDVAEELDRLQLHVKETTSILNKGGPVGRKLDFMMQELNREANTLASKSINAEVTNSAVELKVLIEQMREQIQNLE
- the rph gene encoding ribonuclease PH translates to MRPNNRPINQTRPVTITRNYTRYAEGSVLIEFGETKVLCNATVEENVPRFLKGQQQGWVTAEYGMLPRATHSRTQREAAKGKQGGRTMEIQRLIARSLRAIVDLKALGERTITVDCDVIQADGGTRTASITGACVALHDAINKLMADGVLKQNPLKGLVAAISVGIVDGEAVCDLEYIEDSNAETDMNVVMVEDGRLVEVQGTAEGEPFSHSELLTLLDLAGQGIQQLVEAQRKALSE